One window of Bactrocera neohumeralis isolate Rockhampton unplaced genomic scaffold, APGP_CSIRO_Bneo_wtdbg2-racon-allhic-juicebox.fasta_v2 ctg5836, whole genome shotgun sequence genomic DNA carries:
- the LOC126767375 gene encoding uncharacterized protein LOC126767375, with translation MSTGGLSDASLKYFEGKHIQALLDEAMRDVLREMPDDPLAYLEEALRRPTPLRLVISGFPGCGKGTQCQRLAAHYGNVRHITADDLLQPKPTDGSPEGVAVSDETVVGTVVERIQAAEEEGVGWVLDGFPSTQAQAIRLQAAGVSPQRFLFLDVPETVCAARCLDAQVGESPTALKGRMSYFTARKDELVDCYRPFYVRVDGNRSADEVFSEICAQCDAIDIAK, from the coding sequence ATGTCCACCGGCGGCCTTTCGGATGCTTCGCTGAAGTACTTCGAAGGGAAGCACATTCAAGCGCTCTTAGACGAGGCTATGCGGGACGTGCTGCGGGAAATGCCGGACGACCCCTTGGCGTACCTTGAGGAAGCCCTCCGGCGGCCTACACCCCTCCGCCTCGTGATCTCTGGCTTCCCGGGCTGCGGCAAAGGAACGCAATGCCAGCGCCTTGCCGCCCATTACGGAAACGTTCGCCACATCACCGCTGATGATCTCCTCCAGCCGAAGCCCACCGACGGCTCGCCCGAGGGCGTTGCCGTGTCAGACGAAACGGTCGTTGGCACTGTCGTGGAGAGGATTCAAGCGGCCGAGGAGGAGGGTGTCGGTTGGGTTCTTGATGGGTTCCCGAGCACTCAGGCGCAGGCGATCCGGCTGCAGGCGGCCGGCGTGTCGCCTCAGCGGTTTCTTTTTCTGGACGTCCCCGAAACGGTTTGCGCAGCGCGCTGCCTTGATGCGCAGGTAGGCGAATCCCCCACCGCATTGAAGGGCCGAATGTCATACTTCACAGCAAGGAAAGACGAGCTGGTGGACTGCTACCGCCCATTCTACGTCCGCGTGGACGGAAACAGAAGCGCTGACGAAGTGTTCTCTGAGATTTGTGCTCAGTGCGACGCAATCGACATCGcgaagtaa